Within the Gossypium raimondii isolate GPD5lz chromosome 12, ASM2569854v1, whole genome shotgun sequence genome, the region gcaataggaactaaattgaaaattttacaaaagtttaagtgcgaaacaatttaatatgtgaataaggaaattatgataaaagtttaatgaatgtgttatgaggtgatgaaatatgcataaagtattgtaaaagtgaaattgtgggaaaatatagaatttttatGATGACAAAGACTAACTtgttaaacttgagaaaatatgtggatgaaataatACAAGggaaattgtaacaccccaaacccagcctagacgttacggCCGAATATGGTAATGATACAATGTAGGGTTTTGAAAACTGAGTCGTTTCAATCAAACTTTCAAGTTCAATATCTcatatttagttaatttatttgCCCAAACGTAACTTACAGCGGAAGTCTTAGAaacattatattttgaaaagtcCAGTTCGTGTTTtcagaaaatctttattttagtaaaaactatatttttagtTAACCATCGCAGAAAAAGAACCAAAACGAAAATCCAAATCCATAATAAAAACCAAACAGTCCAGAAagtccattaattacaaaactcccataaataattcttaattaaattaaacatttatttaaagCCAGTTCATCGACTAGTGGTCACCGCGAGACTTCGCCGCACCGATCCGCTTAAGTCtatggattacctgaacagaacagacaaacagaagtgagttttcgtaaactcagtgtgtaactcaaCAGAAATAGACATGTTATACATACAGAAATCACATATACAGTCAGATTCAAATTCAGACTTCTGTCCATTTCAGATACAAATAATAGAATCAAATAAGCAGTACAGATATGAAGTATCCTActcccatcctctacacaccatctctgaccatcccatcacaccatgtggggttaaaaacacccactcatccctacacaccatatagtgttgAAACGACACGTTACAAATAAACATGCAAtcaagctgccagaatataggcgaagTGTCACCGTACAaatcacttcctccaaatatgcAAACCCACCCTAATCACAgatacaaaaataacaaatacaataataatatgcaTAAAATGCTCATATAAAGAAgtcatatatatacacttaatGGAATACTCAAACATGTATAACAATGTCCTACTCAAAGCGGAAAATTAGAATATCAGATCACATACTTTTAAGGTTTGtttagcccttaccgaccctacggtAGTCCCACAGTCGATCGAAACGACCTATGCgaccctaggaaaaattttagaattaagggcccacatgcccgtgtgggtcCACACACCCGGATTGGCCtcacccgtgtggcccacacggcctggtcCAAAACCCACCagtgtgggcccacatgcccatcttggcctagcccgtgtggcccacaccgccacacgaccgtgtcttgCGCACGGCCATGCCTTCGTCGATCACACAACCGTGTCTCGCACATGGCCACGCACACGCCCGTATGGCGTCGACAGTGTGGTTTTTTGGCTTTATCTGAAGCTCGATTTTCTAcattttgggtacacacctggttcagTTTCGATGCTACAACAATTATGAGCCCTCCAGAACCTAAAAATCGACATGTCAATGCCCAAATGCAGTAAACACTTACGAAACTTAAACGGAATTATTCCACAAACGGAGCCTTACAACATCAATCAACACATTTGTATACTTACCGTTAACGAACAGGAACCCCTAACGCTTAAATCGCTGCAGGAGCTCCAACTGATTCTTGCGCTTCCCCTAAACTGAGAGTAACAAAAACAAACCCCCATTAAAACACTAGCCAAGAAGCGTTAAGATCAAACCAACACAAGACTTACCGAACGAACAAAGTcgaaaattgcataaaatgaggCGAATTGGAAAAACTGAAAAGGAgaggaaacaaagaaaattcGGCAGAGGAGAAAATGGAACAGAAATGTTAAAAGAGATGTGAGGAATTTtgggaaaacaaaaaaaaatctattttaaaatctcACTAATTCACAACATCCAACTACCCTAGAATTTCAACTCCACCGAGACTCTATCAGTCAATAGAGCAAAAATTAATATCCACACTTGCATAGGGATTCAAACATAGGACCTCCGACACACAACAACCCCCTTACCGCTCGAACTTgcaggctcattctaatataaattaacagacaattttatataagcaCACTCAATAAGGGTAAGGCTAggattagaaaaataacaaaatttggcaAAAGGAAAACTTAAACTCGAGACCTCATACACATActcagaacacttaaccactaaagcagatatACAATTGTGTCAAATATAcacagaaacaaaaataaattactcaGGGTGTTAaagaaatacatagaaatttgataaatgaaacaggatattgagataaattatgtgattaaagtgtaacaagaaagaaaattgatttaatatgattaattagtgaatactaaaatttatgacaaaaagggactaaattaaaaagttaagaAAGTTTATAAGagaatatttgataagtgaatGTAGTAGagaatgtaacatcccgatgCTTTTACCCGATGTTTAGGTCGAGTATGGGGATGTTATAGTGAATAGAGCCTTATCAGtttggaaaatgtcttatgaaaaaaaatttggtaatATATTTTACGGGAATAAAGGGGTAATTTTACATTGATCATCCTTTTTTACATGAAACAAACATCGAAAAAGGCTGGAAATATTTTCTGTAAAAGCTTTTACGTTGAAACAAACAGAGATCAACTTGAGCTCAACCCTCAACCATTAACCACATTTGCTTGTGCAATCATATAGGAAGTAAATTAAGaaagtttggtttaagatttaaatgTTTAGTATTGTTGATAAGAAGTAtttttgagaaagaaaatattcattttaaacataatgttgtaaaggaaaaatataaaattttgaatacctttaagtaattaatattaattatttacaaaatttaatttcaatagataaaatataactattacaaattttaatatatgacgatatctatttgaaataaatttcaatagaaaaaatttgtatatgtgatttaaatattgcataaaatatatggattataaataaagttaaaatgtaatttgattcTAAAAGTGTTTTTCCCAAatacaaaagtttaaaaaattgtttttacgTTTGGGTCCAAAAGCAATTTTGACTccaaaattatctatttagcaTTAATTACAAATTCTTAATTATTAAACACTCTAAATAACTCCTCAATATTTGCATTATTGATCCCTAATACTCCATTTTGAATTGACTATTTATAAGTAAGGCGATCATAGATAGTGAATATACTTATTACTTCATATTCAACCTTAATTGATACGTCTAACTTTAAAAGCATCCAAAGATTCAGGTAAATTAATGTTATATACAACAATAAATGTATTAAACAAAacatatctatttttaaatttcaatataaaatgtaattaaaaatatttaatattgattattaaggtAAAATTTCAGGAAATAAAACCACAACAATGAAGGAATAATTTATACAAACCAAAATGTACccttctttctttcattttatgataaaatacaACAAAgaattataaatcaaataactggttgtttaaagtttttaaccttaatttcctattttaaaattttcctttttttttttactttataccTTCTAATTCTATTTTGCATCATTTGTTCTTCAATTTCTACATTAAGAGCATGGATGAGAATCATTCACTAATGATGATGTACAATACATTATACAACGAGcaacttaaaattaatgaaaatcatttaaaaattgaaatgaacaaGAATATTACGAAAATTTATCAAGAAGATTTTATTGACTCAACCAATCGATTGGATTGGacaatatacaatatttagGCTATATTATTTggaaaatatatagtttttaacaGATTTTTTGATAGTGTAAAGGTTGAATTATAAGAATCCAAGCAAGCGAAGCGAGTTAAACCATAAGTTCAAAAATTACTATCACTTGgctaaaaataatgataaggtTTTTTTTCATGGATTTTCAAACTTGGGTCTCTTTATCGCCAACAAATTCATACTAACTTTGCAAAAAAAGAAGACACAGAAAGGAAGGGAATTCAGGGTTCGCATATAGTTAAACTTGATCATTGTGGGGTCAAAAGGACTGTTTGCAAcagagaatatatatatgtgagatGATAATGTAATTAATATGCAGAGGAAAAAGGGGTGAGTTGGGTAGCTGCAAGGGCGCACCCAAAAATGCTAATCCGAATCACACCATCATTTTCATGCCTTGCCATTGGTTCTGTTGACCTTTAACCCTTAGATTTCCTCACTactttgttttccttgtttttaCTCAAACCTCTCTCTTTTAGGGGTAGTTTCACAATACTTctacaaaatatttttgaaaagtgcgataaaaaattacttttaaaaagtttagtttaaaatttgagcatTTAgcattattgttaaaaaatacttttgagaaataaaatgtccattttagatatgttattattaagtaacaaatatgtatttaaataatatttaaatttattaatattattatttttagtaagaatataaaaaactattataacttgttgttaatattttaatatatgaaatataaattttaaatattttaagcaataaacattaatttttataaaatttaattagcataaataaactatattttaaatatttaaatataaccattaaatatttgtaattattattttaaaaatattttttatttttaattaataattttaacatatttttaattaagcaccaagaaagaaaaaagaaaaacactatGTTATtagaggggtgaaaaagtaattaagcactaaaagtgcttttgagagaGGAacagctaaaaattttagcttttccttttcataaatgcttttgaaaagccaaaaatttcAATCAATACCAACTTGTTTAGcacaatttttctttcaaaagtgtttttgaaaccagAAATGCTTTTTTTAAACACCGCAAAACAGACCCTAAGTTTAACCATAGGTTAATGATAATATCTACCTTTTCTACTGGTTAATTAAAATCCAGTGGTACAGATCTCGTAGTAGCTAATTTATcttgtttttccattttatttccaCATTCATAGGATTCTTAAGGGCATAATATGGCTGCTTTTTGTAGACTGAAGAATATGTAAtaataaagtgaaaaagttgacaAGAGATATATGAGGAGAGAGAGAGGAGGGAGAAGCGTATCTTTGAGTCAGCCATGCACCTTTGGCACGCTGTCAATTTTCCACAAATGTCGTGTTGATTTTGCAATCCATGTCTGCAATTTgggattttgaattttaatttcttggGGGATATtattgggactaaattgagaggtctctcattttcacaatttgtgGGATCCTGGAACGGGAATAGAACAATGGAACCTTTCCTCCTCATAATAACAACCCACTGTGAATAGCATCCtcctaacaaataaaaaagaatgttGAGTATACATTCTCCTAGCGGATTAGAGTATTCTAAAGGGGCATCAATATGATATATACTTCAATCCTAAAGAAAACTAGTCCCACTGATCCGATCAAAGCTGTGTGGTGAAGGTCTGGTTCAGGTACtcaggaaaaaaaaacatcaattCTGGACTAGAAATAAACAACATCTGGTCCTTCCATACCGATTGGTTAAATTGACAGGTACAGTCATTTCTTTGTTCCATAAAACTGGAGCAATGATATGATGATCGGTAACCCATATGTAACGACAGATTGATAGATTCGATTTGTATAAGCTGTGTACATCTGAAGTGGTCTCagaaattgaatatataattaGGTGGATCAACTTCTTATCGTATTAAGTGAGTGCTTGGAAATAATTGAAACCTTTTAGTTATCCTGAATTAGTGGAAATCAGGTTGGTCTAATGACAGGTCTCCTTTGTGTTATTGTAAATCAACTAGCCAATCAGCTTCAATATTTTTCACTACCCAGCAGCTTACCTCCTGACTTGCCAAAGAGACAGGGTGCCCCTCTTTCATATTAAGTGTTTTTAGAACTCCTAAACGTAAAAGACAGATTagcttatattatatataacaatGTACGTATTATTGTCATCATAAAACAGAATTATGGAATAGGGAATGGTCCCACTGCCATCCACTTTAAATTCCCTCTCCAACTCCGTCAAAATCTTCATGAGAACATGTTGTCCATTTCatcaagtaaaaaaaacatCTGGTAGGGATTTGGCCATTTTCCGGTGAACATCCACCCCAACAACACCTTTCAAGTTTCAAGTGGAGGAAGGATAATAATAAGTGCAAAGGATATTTTAGAATGTGCTGTGGTACGGGCACATCAACCATATTCCCTTCCTAGTTCCTTCtccatatataaataataatggtgTCTTCCCGTAAACACTCACTCAGCAATTCCTATTCCAATTCACCTATTGTGCCACTGTCACCACTTGCTCTCCTCTCCCAAGATCAAGATAGAAACATGGTCAAGTTCTCAAAGCAGTTCGAAGGGCAGCTTGTTCCCGAGTGGAAAGAAGCTTTTGTTGATTATTGGCAACTCAAAAAGGACCTCAAGAAAATACGTCtccttaataataatactacTACCAATACTCATCAAACCACTTCTTTTCCCCATAATCTCTTGTCTTCAATCAGCACGTTTGGTTTATTTGGCCGACGTAGAGACCAGGGTGCCATTCAAGTACTCTTTGGCTCCCTCTACTcaaagtttatttactttttaacgTTTGTCATGTTGGAACTAATTGATGGGGGTGTGGACAGGTTCACAAGCGACTGACCGCTTCGGCTAGCAAAGGAGGAGATTTGTTGTATGAGACAGAATTGCTAGAGCAGTTTGCTGATACTGATGCTGCCAAAGAATTTTTTGAATGTTTGGACATGCAACTTAACAAAGTGAACCAgttttataaaacaaaggaGAAAGAGTTCCTGGAAAGAGGAGAATGTTTGAAGAAACAAATGCAGATTCTGAGTGAGCTCAAAACTATTATCAAGCAACAGCAGCGCCGCAAAGGAGAGGAGGAGGACGCCTCCATTTCCTGCTCTATCTCTTGCGGTATTATTTCTATCTATTTCATGTTTCAACCGACTTCTTGTGTTTATAAGAGAACAACATTTTCCTTTCCTTCCTTCCGTTTTCCATCCACGTCCacaatcataaaatatttacttaacaTGTCCTTTTTTACCATATGTAAGGTTTGCTAGATTGTAAtgtaatgaaaagaaaaagaaataattagaaaataactAAGGAAGGGGGATGAACTATacaaaaaactataaaattctCAAAGACCTGCAACAAGGGACTGACAACTGGACCACTATTAATATTGAACAAGTCTCTGTTTTCGTTGTATGCAGAGGAGGACTCTGTCAAGGACAGGACAGAGCAAGAACAACAGCAGCAAGACAGCTTCACGGATGAATTGGAGAGAAATGAAGTGCCCTTTTCAGACTCTCCAACATCAGATGAGATCGGGAAACCAACGGATATCAATATGAAAACAGAGAAAGGAAAATTAAGAACGCTGTCAGGTCGTGTTTTCAGTTTCCAGGGAAAGAGCCTAAGAATAAACATTCCTCTCACAACACCATCTCGTACCTTCTCCGCTATCAGTTACCTTGTTTGGGACGATTTAGTCAACCAGTCTTCAAAGAAATGTGGACCTCAAGGGGGTGGTAAGCTGCATATCAACAAGTCCAAGCTGCATCATGCCCAGAAGATGATCAAAGGAGCTTTCTTAGAGCTATATAAAGGATTGGGTTATCTCAAAACTTACAGGTAGGTGTAGCTATCATCATTCCTCACAAGTCAAAAAAGTCCAACATATTCCTCCCATGATTATATTACCCAATTCATAATGAGCACGACATCCTTAACCCCTTTTTTGCTCTAACTATGATTTTCAGGCACTTGAACATGCTtgcttttataaaaattctcaaGAAGTTTGACAAAGTAAGTAAAATCTTATTGAGTCCTTACAGTGATTATTCCATTTCCATTTACATAAATAACTAAAGATGAACTCCCTTGTCTACAAATGGACTTTTCAGGTTACTGAAAAGCAAGTTCTTCCCGTCTATCTTAAAGTAGTGGAGAGTTCCTATTTCAACAGCTCAGATAAGGTAAGGAactgaagcaaaaaaaaaaaactagctAGTAAAAATCCAGGTGCCTGTCAGTCAGGCATAGGTCTGTTAGGCAAAATATATTTCCAAGAGTTTTTTGATGCTTGCCACTAGTTATTTATTCGTCTGGTTATTAATATTTTCCGACAATGTTAAGTGGCTATTGATTCCGTATTGCGTGTCAGCAAAAGCACATCTAGTATTTATGTAAAATCAAAACATAGATATGGTTGTCTGATATGTTTTGGGTACAAGTTGGTAATCTGCTTATTAGTCTCGGAAATGACAGGTAATGAACTTATCAGATGAAGTTGAGGATCTATTTATCATGCATTTTGCTGATGAAGATCGCAGGAAGGGTATGAAATATCTCAGACCACGACAGCGTAAAGAATCACATGCTGTAACCTTCTTCATTGGTTAGTTCCTCCACCTTTTCGCAAAACTAGGATTAACAACAGCGAAATGTTTTTTCTCTAAGAAAAGAATAACTTTAACTCAAATGATATTTCCCTCAACCAATCCTTTTTGGTGGAAAGCTACTTTGCCAAAAGATTGGTTTT harbors:
- the LOC105764590 gene encoding phosphate transporter PHO1 homolog 1, which codes for MVSSRKHSLSNSYSNSPIVPLSPLALLSQDQDRNMVKFSKQFEGQLVPEWKEAFVDYWQLKKDLKKIRLLNNNTTTNTHQTTSFPHNLLSSISTFGLFGRRRDQGAIQVHKRLTASASKGGDLLYETELLEQFADTDAAKEFFECLDMQLNKVNQFYKTKEKEFLERGECLKKQMQILSELKTIIKQQQRRKGEEEDASISCSISCEEDSVKDRTEQEQQQQDSFTDELERNEVPFSDSPTSDEIGKPTDINMKTEKGKLRTLSGRVFSFQGKSLRINIPLTTPSRTFSAISYLVWDDLVNQSSKKCGPQGGGKLHINKSKLHHAQKMIKGAFLELYKGLGYLKTYRHLNMLAFIKILKKFDKVTEKQVLPVYLKVVESSYFNSSDKVMNLSDEVEDLFIMHFADEDRRKGMKYLRPRQRKESHAVTFFIGLFAGCFVALLAGYIIMAHITGMYRRQPDSIYMETTYPVLSMFSLLFLHFFLYGCNIFMWRKARINYSFIFELAPTKELKYRDVFLICATSMTAIVGIMFVHLSLVTKGYSYAQVQAIPGLLLLAFVLLLVCPFNIFYHSSRYRLLGVIRNIILSPLYKVVMLDFFMADQLCSQVPMLRNLEYVACYYITGSYKTQDYEYCMRAKHYRDLAYAVSFLPYYWRAMQCARRWFDEGQTNHLVNLGKYVSAMLAAGAKVAYEKERSIGWLCLVVVMSSAATVYQLYWDFVKDWGLLQMNSKNPWLRNELMLRRKFIYYFSMGLNLILRLAWLQTVVHSTFEHVDYRVTGLFLAALEVIRRGLWNFYRLENEHLNNAGKFRAVKTVPLPFHEVDEEE